In Populus trichocarpa isolate Nisqually-1 chromosome 7, P.trichocarpa_v4.1, whole genome shotgun sequence, the following proteins share a genomic window:
- the LOC7457122 gene encoding cytochrome P450 71AU50: MAWILTTLALIALAFFLRAWLSKRKIKDSKLPPGPIGFPIFGSLHLLGKFPHQDLHQLANKYGPIMYMRLGLVPTVVVSSPRAAELILKTHDLVFANRPPNEAAKHISYEQKSLSFAPYGSYWRNVRKMCTLELLSNHKINSFMSSRKEELDLLIDYIKDASRERVAVDLSAKVSSLSADISCRMVFGKKYMEKEFDDKGFKPVIHEGMRLAASFNFGDYIPPIAPLDLQGLTKRMKAVGKVFDDFLEKIIDEHIQFKDENRTKDFVDVMLDFLGSEETEYSIGRDNIKAIILDMLVGSMDTSATAIEWTLSELIKHPRVMKKVQKELEEKIGMDRTVEESDLEGLEYLHMVIKEAFRLHPVAPLLIPHESMEDCTIDGFLIPQKTRVIVNVWAIGRDQSAWTDANKFIPERFAGSNIDVRGRDFQLLPFGAGRRGCPGMHLGLTMVLQIVAQLVHCFDWELPNNMLPEELDMTEAFGLVTPRANHLCATPTYRHHL; this comes from the exons ATGGCTTGGATATTAACCACTCTAGCCTTGATTGCGCTCGCTTTCTTCCTCCGAGCTTGGCTGTCGAAAAGAAAGATCAAGGATAGCAAGTTACCCCCTGGTCCAATAGGGTTTCCTATATTTGGTAGCTTACATTTGCTAGGGAAGTTCCCTCACCAAGACTTGCATCAACTAGCAAACAAGTATGGCCCTATCATGTATATGCGGTTAGGCTTGGTGCCCACTGTAGTTGTCTCATCGCCTCGGGCTGCCGAATTGATTCTTAAGACCCATGACCTCGTGTTTGCTAATAGGCCACCAAATGAGGCTGCGAAGCATATCTCTTACGAGCAGAAGAGCTTATCATTTGCTCCATATGGCTCTTATTGGCGCAACGTGCGCAAGATGTGTACCCTTGAGTTGCTTAgcaaccataaaataaattctttcatGTCCTCGAGGAAAGAAGAGCTTGACCTCTTGATTGACTACATTAAAGATGCTTCTCGTGAGCGTGTTGCTGTTGATCTTAGTGCCAAGGTCTCATCTCTAAGCGCTGACATCAGTTGTAGGATGGTTTTTGGAAAGAAATACATGGAAAAGGAATTTGATGACAAGGGGTTCAAACCAGTGATTCATGAGGGCATGCGTTTAGCAGCAAGTTTTAACTTCGGCGATTACATCCCTCCAATTGCGCCACTTGACCTTCAGGGTCTTACAAAGCGCATGAAAGCCGTAGGCAAGGTTTTTGATGACTTCCTTGAGAAGATTATTGATGAGCACATTCAATTCAAGGATGAAAACAGAACCAAAGATTTTGTTGATGTCATGTTGGACTTCTTGGGATCTGAAGAAACTGAGTATAGTATTGGTCGAGACAACATCAAAGCCATAATCTTg GACATGCTTGTAGGCTCAATGGACACCTCAGCCACAGCAATTGAGTGGACTCTCTCCGAGCTCATCAAGCATCCAAGAGTAATGAAGAAAGTCCAGAAAGAGCTGGAAGAGAAAATAGGCATGGATAGAACGGTGGAAGAATCAGACTTGGAGGGCTTGGAGTACTTGCACATGGTTATAAAGGAAGCTTTCAGGCTCCATCCAGTGGCACCTCTACTTATCCCTCACGAGTCAATGGAAGATTGCACTATAGATGGCTTCCTCATCCCGCAAAAAACACGTGTTATTGTAAACGTTTGGGCTATTGGACGCGACCAAAGTGCTTGGACTGATGCAAATAAGTTTATTCCAGAGAGGTTTGCTGGGAGTAACATAGATGTTCGTGGACGCGATTTCCAGCTTCTCCCCTTCGGGGCTGGGCGCAGGGGCTGCCCTGGAATGCATTTGGGACTAACCATGGTTCTGCAAATTGTGGCACAGCTGGTGCATTGCTTTGATTGGGAGCTTCCTAACAATATGTTGCCGGAGGAATTGGACATGACTGAGGCGTTTGGTCTTGTAACCCCGAGAGCAAACCATCTTTGCGCCACTCCTACTTATCGCCATCACCTCTGA